The Candidatus Poribacteria bacterium DNA segment AGTTGTGCGATTCATCGCATGTCAATGACTCGATACTGTCCATACCCGAAAGCCGTGTGATGCCCGATGTGCAAGGACTCCCCGAGAAAAATAAAGGGGAGGAAGGGAGTTATGTCACCTTCAAAACGGATGGTGCCTATGAATCCACTCATTGGAATCCTTGCTTTCGCGCGGTGAGAGTAGCGACCCCGCTGCAGCCACTGCAAACAAGATTGATGTGAAACCGACTGCGCCGTCACAATCAAACCGTGTGCATCCACCTCCGCGTCCACGTCTTCCCCACAATGAAAATAATTCAGGAACCGGATCCGCCGGAGTAGATTCCGGATGAGGTGTTCAAACGTAAGTCTACTCGTCCACTTCCCGTCGACCTTGATACTCGTAGGTGTAAGAAATTTCAGTTCAATCGTATCGGCGGTGTGAGGCGTGGCGTGCATTACATCCGCAAGTCGAAGAACGATGCCGTCATCCGTCAGCATTTCAGAGGCTGCTGTGTAAATGGTCTGAGGCGGATCGTTACCATGTGCGGACAGACTTTCGACGCTATCCAGTTGACACTGCCCGCGTTCCCCTTGGAGACCGATCCGTCGTTTCCCCATCTGATCGAAGGTAAACACCATCCACGGCAACAGGTTGATTGCCTCGCCGATAAGCGTCAGGTTGCAGGTGAAGGTATCCCCCGGTGCGAAGTCCGATTTCCCAGTGCGGGGTGGCTCAAGGATAAACGGGTGCGGTGCATACGGTTGACCTCGGAGCATCGGACTGTCGTCCGGCACGGGTGTTTCAAAACATTTGGAGTAGACGCACCGTTCTGGGAACCGACACCGTTTCTCACACTCCTGTGCGGTGCCGACGCACGTAATGTGGTGCAGGAGATACCCGAACCCACCCCGGAAGACATTGCCCTTGTTTTGTGGCATCCTCAGCGATTCTTGGACGGTATAGGTGAAGCTGTAGCGTGCAAAGCGGAAGTTTTGGAGCATGGTATGTTCACGTCCAACCGAAAGCAGTACGGACGTAATGATGAAATGTGTGTTGGAGATGATACCATGTATCTTTTCCCCAGATTTCTAAAGACAGGTTTGCATGTCCCGTTGCTTCTTTCAATTCGGCTTGGATAAGCTGCTGTGCCTTTTGTGAAGCCCTACACAACACGATGGCGCGTGCCTCAACACCCCCGAGTTGCCGCATCCGTAAAATAGCCTCCATCCC contains these protein-coding regions:
- a CDS encoding CRISPR system precrRNA processing endoribonuclease RAMP protein Cas6, with translation MLQNFRFARYSFTYTVQESLRMPQNKGNVFRGGFGYLLHHITCVGTAQECEKRCRFPERCVYSKCFETPVPDDSPMLRGQPYAPHPFILEPPRTGKSDFAPGDTFTCNLTLIGEAINLLPWMVFTFDQMGKRRIGLQGERGQCQLDSVESLSAHGNDPPQTIYTAASEMLTDDGIVLRLADVMHATPHTADTIELKFLTPTSIKVDGKWTSRLTFEHLIRNLLRRIRFLNYFHCGEDVDAEVDAHGLIVTAQSVSHQSCLQWLQRGRYSHRAKARIPMSGFIGTIRFEGDITPFLPFIFLGESLHIGHHTAFGYGQYRVIDMR